GAAAAAGAGTGGCTGAAAGATATTCCGGGAAGAGCTTTCAGGACGGTTTCGAAAACTGCCTCCTGTGGGAGGGACCGGGTAATAAAAATCTCAAAAACCGTCTCTTCAAAAGCCTCAACAATAGCTTCCGACAGTAAGGAGTCAGTAAAGGGCTCTTCGAAAAAACTTAATGATAAGTGGAGTAATTTAAGTCCCCGGGACCGCAAGATGATCTCTGAAGTGATAATTACAGTGATCGAAATTGGTCTGCTTAAGAATTCCAATAAAGGTAAAAAGGCGGCATTTGTTGTTCTGTCAAGTATTTACAAACACCAAACGCCAGGTAAGAAAGATCTTGAAGATTTCATAGAAGAGATGAGCAGGCGTTTTAAACGCAGACGTTAATTGTAAATCTTTGATCCTGTTTTTATATGAAACCTGAGTTCTCGAGAATTCCAATCTGTATGAAATTCACTATTTCTATTTCTATGACCAGTTAAACCCCCCTCACAGGTCTGCTGATTGCTTTTATAAACCTTGCGGGGCTTTCTTCAGCCTGCCAGTTTCCGGCATCAGGGATAATATAGGTATGGTCTGAGACCTGGTCCAGCCCTCCTGCATCATAGTTTCCTATTATCAGGGAAAATATGCGGGCTTTTCTTTCGGCTTTTATTTCATTCCATTCCCGGATAAGAGGTATTTCTGAGAGTTCGGAAGCACCGTCGGTAAGGAAAAGGAGGTCTGCTCCCTGATAGGCTTTTTCTTCTTTTATTGCTTTGAGCCCTGCACGAAGAGCCGTATTGAAGTCTGTTCCGCCCCCGAAAGTATATTTGAGAAAGTCCAGAAACTCTTTACCCATGCGTTTTTTATCTGTAAGTTTGATCTCAACTGTCTGCCATTTCGATGAAAAAAGAATTACTTTGACATCCCTGTTTTCTCTTAACATCCTCCTTGTAATTGCCAGTACCACGGCTTTTGCAAAAATTTCAGGGGCTCCACGCATGGAGCCAGAGGTATCAACCAGGGCGACCACAGATCCTTTTCTCTTTTTTCCTGCAGAGTTTGAGTTCCAGTTTTTCCCTCTGAGCTGGTATGTAAGGAGTTTTTCTTCGATCATGTCAGCATAGAACTTGAGCTTCAGGATGGGGTGTTTGAGTTTTACGGCTTCTACCGGAAGCAGGGTCTGGATCTCCCCTGAAAAAGTAATTGAGTGCACTTCACTTTTGCTGTGCGGCGACAACTGCAGTTTCTTTGAGCCGTACTCAAGCTCAATTCTGCCAACCTGTTCGAGAATCTCATGCAGGTCGGAACTCTTCCTGAGAATTGCTGCATATTTTTCAAGGTTTTCGAAGTATTCCCTGTGAAGGGCCTGTAAAGAGTAGTCCCACATTCTTCCTGGAAAGAGCATGGAGAGGATCTCAAGCATTTCCAGGTGGTCTTCGAGGACAGGGATAAGCTCCTCAAGCTTTGCAGCTATCCTTTCTCCTATTACAGAGTCAACTGCTTCTCCAGCTTTTTCGCTGAACATGAATTCCAGGGTCATTGAGGCAAGTCTTTCCAACGCTGCAGTGTTTTCAGGCTCCTGGCTCTGTTTGCTCTCTATCCGATCTTCATCATTTTTATGGAAATTTCCCTGGCTATTATTTCCTGCTCTCTGGTTATCATCTTCTGCCTTTTTTCTGTCCTGCCATTCGTTCACATTTCTCTGCCAGTCAGAGTATTTCGGGCTTTCAGACCTTTCCAGCCTGTTCCTTTCCCATATGGCTTGAGTTTCACTGATCAATTCTTTCAGGGCTTTCAGACTCTTTTCCAGCCCTTTCTGGGATTTTTTGAACAGGGTCTGTTCTATTTTTTCGTAATCTTCAAGAAGAGTAAAAATTTCTTCCAGCAGACTTTTCAAGAGAAAAATCCCTGCCATACGGTTTGCTCCTGCAAGGGTTTTTACTTCTTCCCAGACCTGCTGGTTTCTCATACTGAGGAAAATCGGATAAAAAACTCCAAATTTCTCCATAAAGCGTTTTTCGTCTTTTATCTCGTAGCTTTTTCCTGAGAGGAGTTCATAAATAAGGACCTTGGCAATCTCTTCTCTGAGCCTGTGAGGCACTTTTCGGGGAGTTGCCAGAAATTCCCGCAGTTCGGTATTTAATATAGTAAAGGGATTAAACACCTGATCAAAATATAATTCCCTGCCTGATCCGGACAGGTCTTCGAAACCTTTTTTCGAACTTTTCGGGTTCTGCATATTTTTTGTTTCCTTTCTTTTTCGGACTTTCAGGAACTTTCCAATTCAGGAAACTTCTGCTTTTTTGAGTTCCACATCAAATATCTTCGGTTTTTCGAGCAGAGCCCGGATTTCTTTCAGATGGTTTGCAATTTCGTAAATATCAGTGTTTTTGGAACGGTATTTCATCAGGATCTCTTTGCTGTCCTGTCCGGAAACCCAGATATTTTCCCTGAGCGTATCCTCAAGGACTTTTTCTTCTTCCTGCACTTGCTTTCTGAAGTAGTTCAGTCTTTCTTCAAGGTTTTCGTACTCTTTTTCGTAGAGCCTCTTGTCTCCGTAGTCCAGGCTGAGTTTGAACTCAAACCCGTACTTCCGGCGGAACTGCTCTACAACTGCTTCAAAGCCCAGTGAACTGTTAATATTGTTGCCGTATTCAAGCCCGAAACTGTAGGTGTGGGTAGGGAACTCGGTGTGGTGTTTTAAAAAATCAAGGGCATTATTAAATGTGAGACTCTTCGGAGCTTTCACTCCTGTAAACCTGGAACTCTTCATGCCTCCGGTTACCTTTTTCTCCTGTTCAAAGCACTTGTTGCAGGACAGAGGGTCCGGAAGTTCCTGTTGCAGGCAACTGTAAACAGAATTTCTCAGGTCAAGCACGTTTTGTTTGAGCTTTCCGGTATCAGTACCTCCTGAGACAATCCTTTCCAGAATAAGTTTCCTTACAGTTTCCTTTTGCTCAGGGAGGTCCCAGAGCATGTGCTGGAGCAGGACCACAGTCATCCTGTTTACGCTGGTGTGCCCGTTTACGGCTGAAGCGACTCTGAGGACGTTTATAATCTTCTTCCAGCGCCTGTCTGAAACGAAGATATTGGAGTTCTTAAGCTCTCTTCTCAGCTCTTTAATAATTGCTCGAACTTCAGGGTCTACACGCATATCCCTTGCTTTCTTCTGGATTTCCTTTATATCTTCAACCGGGAGTTTTATTGAAGACATGAAATCCTCGGTATTTTCGAAAATAAGGGCTTCAAGGTTTTCTTCATGCTGAATATAATCCACGCTATACCTGAAAAGGAACCTGTCATAAAGCGCTTCAAGGCTTTCGTCTTCTTCGGGCAGTTCGTTGGAAGCCCCAAAAACGGAAAAGAGAGGAACATCCATGACCTCCTTGCCATTATGGTATTTTCTCTCGTTAAGAACTGTCAGGAGGCTGTTTAATATAGAG
The Methanosarcina sp. WWM596 DNA segment above includes these coding regions:
- a CDS encoding VWA domain-containing protein — protein: MQNPKSSKKGFEDLSGSGRELYFDQVFNPFTILNTELREFLATPRKVPHRLREEIAKVLIYELLSGKSYEIKDEKRFMEKFGVFYPIFLSMRNQQVWEEVKTLAGANRMAGIFLLKSLLEEIFTLLEDYEKIEQTLFKKSQKGLEKSLKALKELISETQAIWERNRLERSESPKYSDWQRNVNEWQDRKKAEDDNQRAGNNSQGNFHKNDEDRIESKQSQEPENTAALERLASMTLEFMFSEKAGEAVDSVIGERIAAKLEELIPVLEDHLEMLEILSMLFPGRMWDYSLQALHREYFENLEKYAAILRKSSDLHEILEQVGRIELEYGSKKLQLSPHSKSEVHSITFSGEIQTLLPVEAVKLKHPILKLKFYADMIEEKLLTYQLRGKNWNSNSAGKKRKGSVVALVDTSGSMRGAPEIFAKAVVLAITRRMLRENRDVKVILFSSKWQTVEIKLTDKKRMGKEFLDFLKYTFGGGTDFNTALRAGLKAIKEEKAYQGADLLFLTDGASELSEIPLIREWNEIKAERKARIFSLIIGNYDAGGLDQVSDHTYIIPDAGNWQAEESPARFIKAISRPVRGV
- a CDS encoding AAA family ATPase, translating into MKVLDLKNTILNIKQEFSDYFKERDAEINGSLLALLSGEHVLLLGPPGTAKTLLANKICETIEGGNFFHYLLTRFSTPEEIFGPLSLKALEKDEFSRRVEGYLPTAHIALLDEIFKANSSILNSLLTVLNERKYHNGKEVMDVPLFSVFGASNELPEEDESLEALYDRFLFRYSVDYIQHEENLEALIFENTEDFMSSIKLPVEDIKEIQKKARDMRVDPEVRAIIKELRRELKNSNIFVSDRRWKKIINVLRVASAVNGHTSVNRMTVVLLQHMLWDLPEQKETVRKLILERIVSGGTDTGKLKQNVLDLRNSVYSCLQQELPDPLSCNKCFEQEKKVTGGMKSSRFTGVKAPKSLTFNNALDFLKHHTEFPTHTYSFGLEYGNNINSSLGFEAVVEQFRRKYGFEFKLSLDYGDKRLYEKEYENLEERLNYFRKQVQEEEKVLEDTLRENIWVSGQDSKEILMKYRSKNTDIYEIANHLKEIRALLEKPKIFDVELKKAEVS